A portion of the Rhinolophus sinicus isolate RSC01 linkage group LG03, ASM3656204v1, whole genome shotgun sequence genome contains these proteins:
- the NUDT14 gene encoding uridine diphosphate glucose pyrophosphatase NUDT14 isoform X5: protein MPRAASRAGLQECGVDPAASAPARAASRAAMERIEGVAVGRCASSPYLRPLTLHYRQNGTQKSWDFMKTHDSVTILLFNSSQRSLVLVKQFRPAVYASEVERHFPGSLAAMDQDRPQVLPGALPGSVGVTYELCAGLVDQPGLSLEEVACREAWEECGYRLAPSDLRRVATYKCRLGRRRKWALRKGLREIRGRRAQEAAGREVTDAQRDGPGGGLAEEGELIEVTHLPLDGAQAFADNPDIPKTLGVIFGVSWFLSCVAPGLSLH from the exons ATGCCCAGAGCCGCGTCACGCGCCGGCCTGCAGGAGTGCGGAGTGGACCCTGCCGCGTCCGCCCCAGCCCGGGCGGCCTCACGCGCAGCCATGGAGCGCATCGAGGGGGTGGCTGTGGGCCGCTGCGCATCCTCACCCTACCTGCGGCCGCTCACGCTGCACTACCGCCAG AATGGCACTCAGAAGTCGTGGGACTTCATGAAGACACATGACAG TGTGACCATTCTCCTGTTCAACTCTTCTCAGAGGAGCCTGGTGTTGGTGAAGCAGTTCCGGCCAG CTGTGTATGCCAGCGAGGTGGAGCGCCACTTCCCAGGGTCCCTGGCAGCCATGGACCAGGACAGGCCACAGGTGCTGCCGGGGGCACTGCCCGGCTCTGTGGGGGTGACGTACGAGCTGTGCGCCGGCCTTGTGGACCAGCCTGGGCTCTCGCTGGAGGAAGTGGCCTGCAGGGAGGCTTGGGAGGAGTGCGGCTACCGCCTGGCCCCGTCCGACTTGCGCCGGGTGGCCACCTACAA GTGCAGGCTTGGCCGCCGGCGGAAATGGGCCCTCAGGAAGGGTCTGAGGGAGATAAGGGGCCGGAGGGCGCAGGAAGCAGCTGGGCGAG AAGTGACAGATGCCCAGCGGGACGGCCCGGGCGGAGGCCTGGCGGAGGAGGGAGAGCTCATAGAGGTCACACACCTGCCCCTGGATGGCGCCCAGGCCTTTGCGGACAACCCGGATATCCCCAAGACGCTCGGCGTTATCTTTGGTGTCTCATGGTTCCTCAGCTGCGTGGCCCCTGGCCTGAGTCTCCATTGA
- the NUDT14 gene encoding uridine diphosphate glucose pyrophosphatase NUDT14 isoform X1 has translation MPRAASRAGLQECGVDPAASAPARAASRAAMERIEGVAVGRCASSPYLRPLTLHYRQNGTQKSWDFMKTHDSVTILLFNSSQRSLVLVKQFRPAVYASEVERHFPGSLAAMDQDRPQVLPGALPGSVGVTYELCAGLVDQPGLSLEEVACREAWEECGYRLAPSDLRRVATYKSLRKLGLETPQTAFPSKVQAWPPAEMGPQEGSEGDKGPEGAGSSWARSDRCPAGRPGRRPGGGGRAHRGHTPAPGWRPGLCGQPGYPQDARRYLWCLMVPQLRGPWPESPLSLPRIWTEASPGHPPCRPNKSCCSSSLCALAPSCDQGGWWEVRRWALGSRSVPPWLCHLGPGAVGMGQARRSAWGACGWAHWAPGHGVS, from the exons ATGCCCAGAGCCGCGTCACGCGCCGGCCTGCAGGAGTGCGGAGTGGACCCTGCCGCGTCCGCCCCAGCCCGGGCGGCCTCACGCGCAGCCATGGAGCGCATCGAGGGGGTGGCTGTGGGCCGCTGCGCATCCTCACCCTACCTGCGGCCGCTCACGCTGCACTACCGCCAG AATGGCACTCAGAAGTCGTGGGACTTCATGAAGACACATGACAG TGTGACCATTCTCCTGTTCAACTCTTCTCAGAGGAGCCTGGTGTTGGTGAAGCAGTTCCGGCCAG CTGTGTATGCCAGCGAGGTGGAGCGCCACTTCCCAGGGTCCCTGGCAGCCATGGACCAGGACAGGCCACAGGTGCTGCCGGGGGCACTGCCCGGCTCTGTGGGGGTGACGTACGAGCTGTGCGCCGGCCTTGTGGACCAGCCTGGGCTCTCGCTGGAGGAAGTGGCCTGCAGGGAGGCTTGGGAGGAGTGCGGCTACCGCCTGGCCCCGTCCGACTTGCGCCGGGTGGCCACCTACAA AAGCCTGCGGAAACTGGGACTGGAAACCCCACAGACGGCATTTCCATCAAAGGTGCAGGCTTGGCCGCCGGCGGAAATGGGCCCTCAGGAAGGGTCTGAGGGAGATAAGGGGCCGGAGGGCGCAGGAAGCAGCTGGGCGAG AAGTGACAGATGCCCAGCGGGACGGCCCGGGCGGAGGCCTGGCGGAGGAGGGAGAGCTCATAGAGGTCACACACCTGCCCCTGGATGGCGCCCAGGCCTTTGCGGACAACCCGGATATCCCCAAGACGCTCGGCGTTATCTTTGGTGTCTCATGGTTCCTCAGCTGCGTGGCCCCTGGCCTGAGTCTCCATTGAGTCTCCCGAGGATCTGGACCGAGGCCAGTCCTGGCCACCCACCCTGCAGACCCAATAAAAGCTGCTGTAGCTCCAGCCTGTGTGCACTGGCTCCAAGCTGTGAccagggtgggtggtgggaggtgAGACGGTGGGCTCTCGGCAGCAGAAGTGTGCCACCGTGGCTGTGCCACCTAGGGCCAGGAGCAGTGGGGATGGGCCAGGCCAGGCGAAGTGCTTGGGGGGCCTGCGGATGGGCCCACTGGGCTCCAGGACACGGAGTGAGCTAG
- the NUDT14 gene encoding uridine diphosphate glucose pyrophosphatase NUDT14 isoform X2, with product METWSLLCPLGTLPALTNGTQKSWDFMKTHDSVTILLFNSSQRSLVLVKQFRPAVYASEVERHFPGSLAAMDQDRPQVLPGALPGSVGVTYELCAGLVDQPGLSLEEVACREAWEECGYRLAPSDLRRVATYKSLRKLGLETPQTAFPSKVQAWPPAEMGPQEGSEGDKGPEGAGSSWARSDRCPAGRPGRRPGGGGRAHRGHTPAPGWRPGLCGQPGYPQDARRYLWCLMVPQLRGPWPESPLSLPRIWTEASPGHPPCRPNKSCCSSSLCALAPSCDQGGWWEVRRWALGSRSVPPWLCHLGPGAVGMGQARRSAWGACGWAHWAPGHGVS from the exons ATGGAAACCTGGTCTCTGCTCTGCCCTCTTGGGACCCTACCTGCCCTGACT AATGGCACTCAGAAGTCGTGGGACTTCATGAAGACACATGACAG TGTGACCATTCTCCTGTTCAACTCTTCTCAGAGGAGCCTGGTGTTGGTGAAGCAGTTCCGGCCAG CTGTGTATGCCAGCGAGGTGGAGCGCCACTTCCCAGGGTCCCTGGCAGCCATGGACCAGGACAGGCCACAGGTGCTGCCGGGGGCACTGCCCGGCTCTGTGGGGGTGACGTACGAGCTGTGCGCCGGCCTTGTGGACCAGCCTGGGCTCTCGCTGGAGGAAGTGGCCTGCAGGGAGGCTTGGGAGGAGTGCGGCTACCGCCTGGCCCCGTCCGACTTGCGCCGGGTGGCCACCTACAA AAGCCTGCGGAAACTGGGACTGGAAACCCCACAGACGGCATTTCCATCAAAGGTGCAGGCTTGGCCGCCGGCGGAAATGGGCCCTCAGGAAGGGTCTGAGGGAGATAAGGGGCCGGAGGGCGCAGGAAGCAGCTGGGCGAG AAGTGACAGATGCCCAGCGGGACGGCCCGGGCGGAGGCCTGGCGGAGGAGGGAGAGCTCATAGAGGTCACACACCTGCCCCTGGATGGCGCCCAGGCCTTTGCGGACAACCCGGATATCCCCAAGACGCTCGGCGTTATCTTTGGTGTCTCATGGTTCCTCAGCTGCGTGGCCCCTGGCCTGAGTCTCCATTGAGTCTCCCGAGGATCTGGACCGAGGCCAGTCCTGGCCACCCACCCTGCAGACCCAATAAAAGCTGCTGTAGCTCCAGCCTGTGTGCACTGGCTCCAAGCTGTGAccagggtgggtggtgggaggtgAGACGGTGGGCTCTCGGCAGCAGAAGTGTGCCACCGTGGCTGTGCCACCTAGGGCCAGGAGCAGTGGGGATGGGCCAGGCCAGGCGAAGTGCTTGGGGGGCCTGCGGATGGGCCCACTGGGCTCCAGGACACGGAGTGAGCTAG
- the NUDT14 gene encoding uridine diphosphate glucose pyrophosphatase NUDT14 isoform X9, translated as MPRAASRAGLQECGVDPAASAPARAASRAAMERIEGVAVGRCASSPYLRPLTLHYRQNGTQKSWDFMKTHDSVTILLFNSSQRSLVLVKQFRPAVYASEVERHFPGSLAAMDQDRPQVLPGALPGSVGVTYELCAGLVDQPGLSLEEVACREAWEECGYRLAPSDLRRVATYKCRLGRRRKWALRKGLREIRGRRAQEAAGRGLAWE; from the exons ATGCCCAGAGCCGCGTCACGCGCCGGCCTGCAGGAGTGCGGAGTGGACCCTGCCGCGTCCGCCCCAGCCCGGGCGGCCTCACGCGCAGCCATGGAGCGCATCGAGGGGGTGGCTGTGGGCCGCTGCGCATCCTCACCCTACCTGCGGCCGCTCACGCTGCACTACCGCCAG AATGGCACTCAGAAGTCGTGGGACTTCATGAAGACACATGACAG TGTGACCATTCTCCTGTTCAACTCTTCTCAGAGGAGCCTGGTGTTGGTGAAGCAGTTCCGGCCAG CTGTGTATGCCAGCGAGGTGGAGCGCCACTTCCCAGGGTCCCTGGCAGCCATGGACCAGGACAGGCCACAGGTGCTGCCGGGGGCACTGCCCGGCTCTGTGGGGGTGACGTACGAGCTGTGCGCCGGCCTTGTGGACCAGCCTGGGCTCTCGCTGGAGGAAGTGGCCTGCAGGGAGGCTTGGGAGGAGTGCGGCTACCGCCTGGCCCCGTCCGACTTGCGCCGGGTGGCCACCTACAA GTGCAGGCTTGGCCGCCGGCGGAAATGGGCCCTCAGGAAGGGTCTGAGGGAGATAAGGGGCCGGAGGGCGCAGGAAGCAGCTGGGCGAG GTCTGGCGTGGGAGTGA
- the NUDT14 gene encoding uridine diphosphate glucose pyrophosphatase NUDT14 isoform X7, translated as MPRAASRAGLQECGVDPAASAPARAASRAAMERIEGVAVGRCASSPYLRPLTLHYRQNGTQKSWDFMKTHDSVTILLFNSSQRSLVLVKQFRPAVYASEVERHFPGSLAAMDQDRPQVLPGALPGSVGVTYELCAGLVDQPGLSLEEVACREAWEECGYRLAPSDLRRVATYNPVQGPFSVGPRAPWFSSPQGLVRVSPGLGLEWTPRPRKKKPAETGTGNPTDGISIKGAGLAAGGNGPSGRV; from the exons ATGCCCAGAGCCGCGTCACGCGCCGGCCTGCAGGAGTGCGGAGTGGACCCTGCCGCGTCCGCCCCAGCCCGGGCGGCCTCACGCGCAGCCATGGAGCGCATCGAGGGGGTGGCTGTGGGCCGCTGCGCATCCTCACCCTACCTGCGGCCGCTCACGCTGCACTACCGCCAG AATGGCACTCAGAAGTCGTGGGACTTCATGAAGACACATGACAG TGTGACCATTCTCCTGTTCAACTCTTCTCAGAGGAGCCTGGTGTTGGTGAAGCAGTTCCGGCCAG CTGTGTATGCCAGCGAGGTGGAGCGCCACTTCCCAGGGTCCCTGGCAGCCATGGACCAGGACAGGCCACAGGTGCTGCCGGGGGCACTGCCCGGCTCTGTGGGGGTGACGTACGAGCTGTGCGCCGGCCTTGTGGACCAGCCTGGGCTCTCGCTGGAGGAAGTGGCCTGCAGGGAGGCTTGGGAGGAGTGCGGCTACCGCCTGGCCCCGTCCGACTTGCGCCGGGTGGCCACCTACAA CCCAGTGCAGGGGCCATTCAGTGTTGGGCCCCGGGCCCCCTGGTTCAGCAGCCCCCAGGGCCTCGTCAGGGTGTCTCCTGGCCTGGGGTTGGAGTGGACTCCCAGGCCCAGGAAGAAG AAGCCTGCGGAAACTGGGACTGGAAACCCCACAGACGGCATTTCCATCAAAGGTGCAGGCTTGGCCGCCGGCGGAAATGGGCCCTCAGGAAGGGTCTGA
- the NUDT14 gene encoding uridine diphosphate glucose pyrophosphatase NUDT14 isoform X3, translated as MPRAASRAGLQECGVDPAASAPARAASRAAMERIEGVAVGRCASSPYLRPLTLHYRQNGTQKSWDFMKTHDSVTILLFNSSQRSLVLVKQFRPAVYASEVERHFPGSLAAMDQDRPQVLPGALPGSVGVTYELCAGLVDQPGLSLEEVACREAWEECGYRLAPSDLRRVATYKSDRCPAGRPGRRPGGGGRAHRGHTPAPGWRPGLCGQPGYPQDARRYLWCLMVPQLRGPWPESPLSLPRIWTEASPGHPPCRPNKSCCSSSLCALAPSCDQGGWWEVRRWALGSRSVPPWLCHLGPGAVGMGQARRSAWGACGWAHWAPGHGVS; from the exons ATGCCCAGAGCCGCGTCACGCGCCGGCCTGCAGGAGTGCGGAGTGGACCCTGCCGCGTCCGCCCCAGCCCGGGCGGCCTCACGCGCAGCCATGGAGCGCATCGAGGGGGTGGCTGTGGGCCGCTGCGCATCCTCACCCTACCTGCGGCCGCTCACGCTGCACTACCGCCAG AATGGCACTCAGAAGTCGTGGGACTTCATGAAGACACATGACAG TGTGACCATTCTCCTGTTCAACTCTTCTCAGAGGAGCCTGGTGTTGGTGAAGCAGTTCCGGCCAG CTGTGTATGCCAGCGAGGTGGAGCGCCACTTCCCAGGGTCCCTGGCAGCCATGGACCAGGACAGGCCACAGGTGCTGCCGGGGGCACTGCCCGGCTCTGTGGGGGTGACGTACGAGCTGTGCGCCGGCCTTGTGGACCAGCCTGGGCTCTCGCTGGAGGAAGTGGCCTGCAGGGAGGCTTGGGAGGAGTGCGGCTACCGCCTGGCCCCGTCCGACTTGCGCCGGGTGGCCACCTACAA AAGTGACAGATGCCCAGCGGGACGGCCCGGGCGGAGGCCTGGCGGAGGAGGGAGAGCTCATAGAGGTCACACACCTGCCCCTGGATGGCGCCCAGGCCTTTGCGGACAACCCGGATATCCCCAAGACGCTCGGCGTTATCTTTGGTGTCTCATGGTTCCTCAGCTGCGTGGCCCCTGGCCTGAGTCTCCATTGAGTCTCCCGAGGATCTGGACCGAGGCCAGTCCTGGCCACCCACCCTGCAGACCCAATAAAAGCTGCTGTAGCTCCAGCCTGTGTGCACTGGCTCCAAGCTGTGAccagggtgggtggtgggaggtgAGACGGTGGGCTCTCGGCAGCAGAAGTGTGCCACCGTGGCTGTGCCACCTAGGGCCAGGAGCAGTGGGGATGGGCCAGGCCAGGCGAAGTGCTTGGGGGGCCTGCGGATGGGCCCACTGGGCTCCAGGACACGGAGTGAGCTAG
- the NUDT14 gene encoding uridine diphosphate glucose pyrophosphatase NUDT14 isoform X6 — protein sequence MPRAASRAGLQECGVDPAASAPARAASRAAMERIEGVAVGRCASSPYLRPLTLHYRQNGTQKSWDFMKTHDSVTILLFNSSQRSLVLVKQFRPAVYASEVERHFPGSLAAMDQDRPQVLPGALPGSVGVTYELCAGLVDQPGLSLEEVACREAWEECGYRLAPSDLRRVATYKSGVGVTGSSQTMFYAEVTDAQRDGPGGGLAEEGELIEVTHLPLDGAQAFADNPDIPKTLGVIFGVSWFLSCVAPGLSLH from the exons ATGCCCAGAGCCGCGTCACGCGCCGGCCTGCAGGAGTGCGGAGTGGACCCTGCCGCGTCCGCCCCAGCCCGGGCGGCCTCACGCGCAGCCATGGAGCGCATCGAGGGGGTGGCTGTGGGCCGCTGCGCATCCTCACCCTACCTGCGGCCGCTCACGCTGCACTACCGCCAG AATGGCACTCAGAAGTCGTGGGACTTCATGAAGACACATGACAG TGTGACCATTCTCCTGTTCAACTCTTCTCAGAGGAGCCTGGTGTTGGTGAAGCAGTTCCGGCCAG CTGTGTATGCCAGCGAGGTGGAGCGCCACTTCCCAGGGTCCCTGGCAGCCATGGACCAGGACAGGCCACAGGTGCTGCCGGGGGCACTGCCCGGCTCTGTGGGGGTGACGTACGAGCTGTGCGCCGGCCTTGTGGACCAGCCTGGGCTCTCGCTGGAGGAAGTGGCCTGCAGGGAGGCTTGGGAGGAGTGCGGCTACCGCCTGGCCCCGTCCGACTTGCGCCGGGTGGCCACCTACAA GTCTGGCGTGGGAGTGACCGGCTCCAGCCAGACCATGTTCTATGCAGAAGTGACAGATGCCCAGCGGGACGGCCCGGGCGGAGGCCTGGCGGAGGAGGGAGAGCTCATAGAGGTCACACACCTGCCCCTGGATGGCGCCCAGGCCTTTGCGGACAACCCGGATATCCCCAAGACGCTCGGCGTTATCTTTGGTGTCTCATGGTTCCTCAGCTGCGTGGCCCCTGGCCTGAGTCTCCATTGA
- the NUDT14 gene encoding uridine diphosphate glucose pyrophosphatase NUDT14 isoform X8, with translation MPRAASRAGLQECGVDPAASAPARAASRAAMERIEGVAVGRCASSPYLRPLTLHYRQNGTQKSWDFMKTHDSVTILLFNSSQRSLVLVKQFRPAVYASEVERHFPGSLAAMDQDRPQVLPGALPGSVGVTYELCAGLVDQPGLSLEEVACREAWEECGYRLAPSDLRRVATYNPVQGPFSVGPRAPWFSSPQGLVRVSPGLGLEWTPRPRKKK, from the exons ATGCCCAGAGCCGCGTCACGCGCCGGCCTGCAGGAGTGCGGAGTGGACCCTGCCGCGTCCGCCCCAGCCCGGGCGGCCTCACGCGCAGCCATGGAGCGCATCGAGGGGGTGGCTGTGGGCCGCTGCGCATCCTCACCCTACCTGCGGCCGCTCACGCTGCACTACCGCCAG AATGGCACTCAGAAGTCGTGGGACTTCATGAAGACACATGACAG TGTGACCATTCTCCTGTTCAACTCTTCTCAGAGGAGCCTGGTGTTGGTGAAGCAGTTCCGGCCAG CTGTGTATGCCAGCGAGGTGGAGCGCCACTTCCCAGGGTCCCTGGCAGCCATGGACCAGGACAGGCCACAGGTGCTGCCGGGGGCACTGCCCGGCTCTGTGGGGGTGACGTACGAGCTGTGCGCCGGCCTTGTGGACCAGCCTGGGCTCTCGCTGGAGGAAGTGGCCTGCAGGGAGGCTTGGGAGGAGTGCGGCTACCGCCTGGCCCCGTCCGACTTGCGCCGGGTGGCCACCTACAA CCCAGTGCAGGGGCCATTCAGTGTTGGGCCCCGGGCCCCCTGGTTCAGCAGCCCCCAGGGCCTCGTCAGGGTGTCTCCTGGCCTGGGGTTGGAGTGGACTCCCAGGCCCAGGAAGAAG AAGTGA
- the NUDT14 gene encoding uridine diphosphate glucose pyrophosphatase NUDT14 isoform X4: MPRAASRAGLQECGVDPAASAPARAASRAAMERIEGVAVGRCASSPYLRPLTLHYRQNGTQKSWDFMKTHDSVTILLFNSSQRSLVLVKQFRPAVYASEVERHFPGSLAAMDQDRPQVLPGALPGSVGVTYELCAGLVDQPGLSLEEVACREAWEECGYRLAPSDLRRVATYKSLRKLGLETPQTAFPSKVQAWPPAEMGPQEGSEGDKGPEGAGSSWARSGVGVTGSSQTMFYAEVTDAQRDGPGGGLAEEGELIEVTHLPLDGAQAFADNPDIPKTLGVIFGVSWFLSCVAPGLSLH; the protein is encoded by the exons ATGCCCAGAGCCGCGTCACGCGCCGGCCTGCAGGAGTGCGGAGTGGACCCTGCCGCGTCCGCCCCAGCCCGGGCGGCCTCACGCGCAGCCATGGAGCGCATCGAGGGGGTGGCTGTGGGCCGCTGCGCATCCTCACCCTACCTGCGGCCGCTCACGCTGCACTACCGCCAG AATGGCACTCAGAAGTCGTGGGACTTCATGAAGACACATGACAG TGTGACCATTCTCCTGTTCAACTCTTCTCAGAGGAGCCTGGTGTTGGTGAAGCAGTTCCGGCCAG CTGTGTATGCCAGCGAGGTGGAGCGCCACTTCCCAGGGTCCCTGGCAGCCATGGACCAGGACAGGCCACAGGTGCTGCCGGGGGCACTGCCCGGCTCTGTGGGGGTGACGTACGAGCTGTGCGCCGGCCTTGTGGACCAGCCTGGGCTCTCGCTGGAGGAAGTGGCCTGCAGGGAGGCTTGGGAGGAGTGCGGCTACCGCCTGGCCCCGTCCGACTTGCGCCGGGTGGCCACCTACAA AAGCCTGCGGAAACTGGGACTGGAAACCCCACAGACGGCATTTCCATCAAAGGTGCAGGCTTGGCCGCCGGCGGAAATGGGCCCTCAGGAAGGGTCTGAGGGAGATAAGGGGCCGGAGGGCGCAGGAAGCAGCTGGGCGAG GTCTGGCGTGGGAGTGACCGGCTCCAGCCAGACCATGTTCTATGCAGAAGTGACAGATGCCCAGCGGGACGGCCCGGGCGGAGGCCTGGCGGAGGAGGGAGAGCTCATAGAGGTCACACACCTGCCCCTGGATGGCGCCCAGGCCTTTGCGGACAACCCGGATATCCCCAAGACGCTCGGCGTTATCTTTGGTGTCTCATGGTTCCTCAGCTGCGTGGCCCCTGGCCTGAGTCTCCATTGA